The Rhodococcus sp. X156 genome window below encodes:
- the gltB gene encoding glutamate synthase large subunit, translating to MSELPGRQGLYDPANEHDACGVAFVVDMHGRRSRDIVDKGIAALINLDHRGAAGAEQNSGDGAGILIQVPDTFFRAVCDFELPEPGSYATGIAFLPQAASEAVAATEQIEQVVVSEGLQVLGWREVPVDQSSLGALARDAMPTFRQLFIAAEDGAVTGMDLERKCFVVRKRVARELGTEGPGRGQGRETAYFPSLSGRTFVYKGMLTTPQLREFYLDLQDDRMDSALALVHSRFSTNTFPSWPLAHPYRLVAHNGEINTVNGNENWMRAREALINTDKFGDLERLFPICTPGASDTARFDEVLELLHLGGRSLPHAVLMMIPEAWEKHATMDPAKRDFYRYHAALMEPWDGPASVAFTDGTVVGAVLDRNGLRPSRVWVTEDGLVVMASEVGVLDIDPETVVRKIRLKPGRMLLVDTAQGRIVSDKELKSELAAEHPYGEWLAQGVVKLADLPARPHVRNSHESVLRRQQMFGYTAEELELLLAPMATTGAEAIGSMGTDTPIAVLSKRPRLLFDYFSQLFAQVTNPPLDAIREELVTSLGNTIGPEGDLLDPTPESCRHIILPQPIVDNDDLAKLIHANDDGDQPRFRSAVISGLYPVADGGPGLAAALDDIRRQVSAAIADGAALIVLSDRNSSAELAPIPSLLLTATVHFHLVRERSRTKVGLIVEAGDAREVHHMALLIGFGAAVINPYMAFETLEDLLDRGRLRDNDLTLDQLIQNYVKAAGKGVLKVMSKMGISTLASYTGAQVFEAIGLSEELVREYFTGITSRLGGIGLDEIAADIAVRHRNAFPDRPEERAYRELEVGGEYKWRREGEYHLFNPDTVFKLQHSTRAGRYDVFKEYTALVNDQAEQLASLRGLFRLRTDEREPISIDEVEPASEIVKRFSTGAMSYGSISAEAHETLAIAMNRLGGKSNTGEGGEDVARFTADANGDLRRSAIKQVASGRFGVTSEYLTNADDIQIKMAQGAKPGEGGQLPAHKVYPWVAKTRHSTPGVGLISPPPHHDIYSIEDLAQLIHDLKNANPSARVHVKLVSEIGVGTVAAGVSKAHADVVLISGHDGGTGATPLTSLKHAGTPWELGLAETQQTLLLNGLRDRIVVQVDGQLKTGRDVVVAALLGAEEFGFATAPLVVSGCIMMRVCHLDTCPVGVATQNPLLREKFNGKPEFVVNFFTYIAEEVRELLAELGFRSIEEAVGHVEMLDTTGAIDHYKAAKLDLTPILHQPESAFMNQDLHCTGTQDHALDKALDQRLIAESQEALNHGTPVQISTEINNVNRTVGTMLGHEVTKLYGGAGLPDGTIDITLTGSAGVSMGAFLPRGITLRLFGDANDFVGKGLSGGHVVVRPPLNSAKGFVAEDNTIAGNVLLYGATNGKAFVRGLVGERFAVRNSGATAVVEGVGDHGCEYMTGGKVVILGETGRNFGAGMSGGEAYVYDPEGVFPADLNREMVDLEEVGADSEWLREIIEEHRSCTDSDVATRILADWPNQVGHFVKVMPREYKRVLLAIETAQKDGSNVDEAIMAAARG from the coding sequence ATGAGTGAACTGCCTGGCCGGCAAGGCCTGTACGACCCCGCCAACGAGCACGACGCCTGTGGTGTCGCCTTCGTCGTGGACATGCACGGCCGTCGTAGCAGAGACATCGTCGACAAGGGCATCGCCGCACTGATCAACCTCGACCACCGTGGTGCTGCCGGTGCCGAGCAGAACAGCGGCGACGGTGCCGGCATCCTCATCCAGGTTCCCGACACGTTCTTCCGTGCCGTCTGCGACTTCGAGCTGCCCGAGCCGGGCAGCTACGCCACCGGCATCGCGTTCCTGCCGCAGGCCGCCAGCGAGGCCGTCGCCGCCACCGAGCAGATCGAGCAGGTGGTGGTCAGCGAGGGCCTCCAGGTCCTGGGCTGGCGCGAGGTTCCGGTGGATCAGTCCTCCCTGGGGGCTCTCGCCCGTGACGCGATGCCGACGTTCCGTCAGCTGTTCATCGCGGCCGAGGATGGCGCTGTTACCGGCATGGACCTCGAGCGCAAGTGCTTCGTGGTGCGCAAGCGGGTGGCCCGCGAGCTGGGCACCGAGGGGCCCGGCCGGGGCCAGGGCCGGGAGACCGCCTACTTCCCCAGCCTGTCCGGACGCACGTTCGTCTACAAGGGCATGCTCACCACCCCGCAGCTGCGCGAGTTCTACCTCGACTTGCAGGACGACCGGATGGACAGCGCGCTCGCGCTGGTGCACTCCCGGTTCTCCACCAACACGTTCCCCTCCTGGCCGCTGGCGCACCCGTACCGGCTCGTCGCCCACAACGGTGAGATCAACACCGTCAACGGCAACGAGAACTGGATGCGGGCCCGCGAGGCGCTGATCAACACCGACAAGTTCGGTGACCTCGAGCGCCTGTTCCCCATCTGCACGCCGGGTGCCTCCGACACCGCACGCTTCGACGAGGTGCTGGAGCTGCTGCACCTGGGCGGGCGCAGCCTGCCGCACGCCGTGCTGATGATGATCCCGGAGGCGTGGGAGAAGCACGCCACCATGGACCCCGCCAAGCGGGACTTCTACCGCTACCACGCCGCGCTCATGGAGCCCTGGGACGGACCCGCCTCGGTGGCGTTCACCGACGGCACCGTGGTCGGCGCGGTGCTCGACCGCAACGGCCTGCGCCCCTCCCGGGTGTGGGTGACCGAGGACGGCCTGGTGGTGATGGCCTCCGAGGTCGGCGTCCTGGACATCGACCCGGAGACCGTGGTCCGCAAGATCCGCCTCAAGCCCGGCCGCATGCTGCTGGTCGACACCGCCCAGGGCCGCATCGTCAGCGACAAGGAGCTCAAGTCCGAGCTCGCTGCCGAGCACCCCTACGGCGAGTGGCTGGCACAGGGCGTGGTCAAGCTGGCCGACCTGCCGGCCCGCCCGCACGTGCGCAACTCGCACGAGTCGGTGCTGCGCCGGCAGCAGATGTTCGGCTACACCGCCGAGGAGCTGGAGCTGCTGCTGGCCCCGATGGCCACCACCGGCGCCGAGGCGATCGGGTCGATGGGCACCGACACCCCCATCGCCGTGCTGTCCAAGCGTCCGCGGCTGCTGTTCGACTACTTCTCGCAGCTGTTCGCCCAGGTCACCAACCCGCCGCTGGACGCCATCCGCGAGGAGCTGGTGACCAGCCTGGGCAACACCATCGGGCCCGAGGGCGACCTGCTCGACCCCACCCCGGAGTCGTGCCGGCACATCATCCTGCCGCAGCCGATCGTGGACAACGACGACCTGGCCAAGCTGATCCACGCCAACGACGACGGGGACCAGCCGCGCTTCCGCTCGGCCGTCATCTCCGGGCTGTACCCGGTGGCCGATGGCGGCCCCGGCCTGGCTGCGGCGCTGGACGACATCCGCCGCCAGGTCTCCGCGGCCATCGCCGACGGCGCCGCGCTGATCGTGCTCAGCGACCGCAACTCCTCCGCCGAGCTGGCGCCGATCCCCTCCCTGCTGCTCACCGCCACGGTGCACTTCCACCTGGTGCGCGAGCGCAGCCGCACCAAGGTGGGCCTGATCGTGGAGGCCGGTGACGCCCGCGAGGTGCACCACATGGCCCTGCTCATCGGGTTCGGCGCCGCGGTGATCAACCCCTACATGGCCTTCGAGACCCTCGAGGACCTGCTCGACCGGGGCCGGCTGCGCGACAACGACCTGACGCTGGACCAGCTGATCCAGAACTACGTCAAGGCCGCGGGCAAGGGCGTGCTCAAGGTGATGTCCAAGATGGGCATCTCCACCCTCGCCTCCTACACCGGCGCCCAGGTCTTCGAGGCCATCGGGCTGTCGGAGGAGCTGGTCCGGGAGTACTTCACCGGCATCACCAGCCGCCTCGGCGGCATCGGCCTGGACGAGATCGCCGCGGACATCGCCGTGCGCCACCGCAACGCCTTCCCGGACCGTCCCGAGGAGCGCGCCTACCGCGAGCTCGAGGTGGGTGGCGAGTACAAGTGGCGCCGCGAGGGCGAGTACCACCTGTTCAACCCGGACACGGTGTTCAAGCTCCAGCACTCCACCCGCGCCGGGCGCTACGACGTCTTCAAGGAGTACACCGCGCTGGTGAACGACCAGGCGGAGCAGCTGGCGTCGCTGCGCGGGCTGTTCCGGCTGCGCACCGACGAGCGCGAGCCCATCTCCATCGACGAGGTGGAGCCGGCCAGCGAGATCGTCAAGCGCTTCTCCACCGGCGCGATGAGCTACGGCTCCATCTCCGCCGAGGCGCACGAGACCCTCGCCATCGCGATGAACCGCCTCGGCGGCAAGTCCAACACCGGTGAGGGTGGCGAGGACGTCGCGCGGTTCACCGCCGACGCCAACGGCGACCTGCGCCGCTCGGCCATCAAGCAGGTGGCGTCGGGCCGCTTCGGGGTCACCTCGGAGTACCTGACCAACGCCGACGACATCCAGATCAAGATGGCCCAGGGCGCCAAGCCCGGCGAGGGCGGCCAGCTGCCCGCGCACAAGGTGTACCCGTGGGTCGCCAAGACTCGGCACTCCACGCCCGGCGTCGGGCTCATCAGCCCGCCGCCGCACCACGACATCTACTCGATCGAGGACCTGGCCCAGCTGATCCACGACCTGAAGAACGCGAACCCGTCCGCACGGGTGCACGTCAAGCTGGTCTCGGAGATCGGCGTGGGCACGGTCGCCGCCGGGGTGTCCAAGGCGCACGCCGACGTGGTGCTCATCTCCGGCCACGACGGTGGCACCGGCGCCACCCCGCTGACCTCGCTCAAGCACGCCGGCACCCCGTGGGAGCTGGGCCTGGCCGAGACGCAGCAGACGCTGCTGCTCAACGGCCTGCGCGACCGCATCGTGGTGCAGGTGGACGGCCAGCTCAAGACCGGCCGCGACGTGGTGGTCGCCGCCCTGCTGGGCGCGGAGGAGTTCGGCTTCGCCACCGCTCCCCTGGTGGTCTCCGGCTGCATCATGATGCGGGTCTGCCACCTCGACACCTGCCCGGTGGGCGTGGCCACGCAGAACCCGCTGCTGCGCGAGAAGTTCAACGGCAAGCCCGAGTTCGTGGTCAACTTCTTCACCTACATCGCCGAGGAGGTCCGCGAGCTGCTCGCCGAGCTCGGCTTCCGCAGCATCGAGGAGGCCGTTGGCCACGTCGAGATGCTGGACACCACCGGGGCGATCGACCACTACAAGGCAGCCAAGCTGGACCTGACGCCGATCCTGCACCAGCCGGAGTCGGCCTTCATGAACCAGGACCTGCACTGCACGGGCACCCAGGACCACGCGCTGGACAAGGCGCTGGACCAGCGGCTGATCGCGGAGAGCCAGGAGGCCCTCAACCACGGCACCCCGGTGCAGATCTCCACGGAGATCAACAACGTCAACCGCACCGTGGGCACCATGCTGGGGCACGAGGTGACCAAGCTCTACGGCGGCGCGGGGCTGCCCGACGGCACCATCGACATCACCCTCACCGGCTCCGCCGGGGTGAGCATGGGGGCGTTCCTGCCCCGCGGCATCACCCTGCGGCTCTTCGGCGACGCCAACGACTTCGTCGGCAAGGGCCTCTCCGGCGGGCACGTCGTGGTGCGTCCGCCGCTCAACTCGGCCAAGGGCTTCGTGGCCGAGGACAACACCATCGCCGGCAACGTGCTGCTCTACGGCGCCACCAACGGCAAGGCGTTCGTCCGCGGACTGGTGGGTGAGCGGTTCGCGGTGCGCAACTCCGGCGCCACCGCGGTGGTCGAGGGCGTGGGTGACCACGGCTGCGAGTACATGACCGGCGGCAAGGTGGTCATCCTCGGCGAGACCGGGCGCAACTTCGGTGCCGGCATGTCCGGTGGCGAGGCCTACGTCTACGACCCTGAGGGCGTCTTCCCCGCCGACCTCAACCGCGAGATGGTGGACCTGGAGGAGGTCGGCGCGGACAGCGAGTGGCTGCGCGAGATCATCGAGGAGCACCGCTCCTGCACCGACTCCGACGTCGCCACCCGGATCCTGGCCGACTGGCCCAACCAGGTCGGACACTTCGTCAAGGTCATGCCCCGCGAGTACAAGCGGGTGCTGCTGGCGATCGAGACTGCACAGAAGGATGGAAGCAACGTGGACGAGGCAATCATGGCGGCCGCTCGTGGGTGA
- a CDS encoding ABC-F family ATP-binding cassette domain-containing protein, which yields MSATLQTTALAAAHGERTLFSDVDLVVAPGDVVGLVGANGAGKSTLLRILAGLDRPAEGTVALSPPDATVGYLPQEPDRVPGETVLDFLGRRTGVTEAERLMDAAAEEMATGGGEDYSALLERWLALGGADLPERAQAVVADLGLGADLSAPMTSLSGGQAGRAGLASLLLSRYDVLLLDEPTNDLDLDGLARLERFVSQLSTPAVIVSHDREFLARTVNRVVELDLAQQQVGQYSGGYEAYRTERETARRHAREAYDDYADTRSGLEDRARMQRGWMKAGVGKAKKSANDSDKQSRKFKADASEKQAAKARQTERRIERLEEVVEPRKEWELRMSIAAAPRGGSVVAALDGAVVQRGDFTLGPVTVQVDVGDRIVLTGANGSGKSTLLGLLLGRLQPTSGTAHLGSGVQLGEVDQARRAFLGEQSLARAFGEAVPELPDAEVRTLLAKFGLRGAHVGRSAASLSPGERTRAGLALLQARGVNLLVLDEPTNHLDLPAIEQLEQALEDYAGTLLLVTHDRRMLTTVRSTRRWQLTAGRLHDSE from the coding sequence ATGAGCGCAACGCTGCAGACCACCGCCCTCGCCGCCGCCCACGGGGAGCGGACCCTGTTCTCCGACGTCGACCTGGTGGTGGCCCCGGGCGACGTGGTCGGCCTGGTGGGCGCCAACGGGGCCGGCAAGTCCACCCTGCTGCGCATCCTCGCCGGCCTGGACCGCCCCGCCGAGGGCACCGTGGCACTGAGCCCGCCCGACGCCACCGTCGGCTACCTGCCGCAGGAGCCCGACCGGGTGCCCGGCGAGACGGTGCTGGACTTCCTGGGCCGCCGCACCGGCGTCACCGAGGCTGAGCGGCTGATGGACGCCGCGGCGGAGGAGATGGCCACCGGCGGCGGCGAGGACTACTCCGCGCTGCTGGAGCGCTGGCTCGCCCTGGGTGGGGCGGACCTGCCCGAGCGCGCCCAGGCGGTGGTCGCCGACCTCGGGCTGGGCGCCGACCTGAGCGCCCCGATGACCAGCCTCTCCGGTGGGCAGGCCGGGCGTGCCGGGCTGGCCTCGCTGCTGCTGTCGCGCTACGACGTGCTGCTGCTGGACGAGCCGACCAACGACCTGGACCTGGACGGGCTGGCCCGCCTGGAGCGCTTCGTCAGCCAGCTCAGCACCCCCGCGGTGATCGTCAGCCACGATCGCGAGTTCCTGGCCCGCACCGTCAACCGGGTGGTGGAGCTGGACCTCGCCCAGCAGCAGGTGGGCCAGTACTCCGGCGGGTACGAGGCCTACCGGACCGAGCGCGAGACCGCCCGCAGGCACGCCCGCGAGGCCTACGACGACTACGCCGACACCCGCTCGGGCCTGGAGGACCGGGCCCGCATGCAGCGGGGCTGGATGAAGGCCGGGGTGGGCAAGGCCAAGAAGTCGGCCAACGACTCCGACAAGCAGAGCCGCAAGTTCAAGGCCGACGCCAGCGAGAAGCAGGCGGCCAAGGCCCGCCAGACCGAGCGGCGCATCGAGCGGCTGGAGGAGGTGGTGGAGCCGCGCAAGGAGTGGGAGCTGCGGATGTCCATCGCCGCCGCCCCGCGCGGCGGCTCGGTGGTGGCCGCGCTGGACGGTGCCGTGGTGCAGCGCGGCGACTTCACCCTGGGTCCGGTCACCGTGCAGGTGGACGTCGGCGACCGCATCGTGCTCACCGGCGCCAACGGCTCCGGCAAGTCCACCCTGCTGGGACTGCTGCTGGGCCGGCTGCAGCCCACCTCGGGCACCGCCCACCTGGGCAGCGGCGTGCAGCTGGGCGAGGTGGACCAGGCTCGGCGGGCCTTCCTGGGCGAGCAGAGCCTGGCCCGCGCGTTCGGCGAGGCGGTCCCCGAGCTTCCCGACGCCGAGGTGCGCACCCTGCTGGCCAAGTTCGGGCTTCGCGGGGCGCACGTGGGCCGCAGCGCCGCGTCGCTGTCCCCCGGTGAGCGGACCCGCGCCGGGTTGGCGCTGCTGCAGGCCCGCGGGGTGAACCTGCTGGTGCTCGACGAGCCCACCAACCACCTCGACCTGCCGGCCATCGAGCAGCTGGAGCAGGCGCTGGAGGACTACGCCGGGACCCTGCTGCTGGTGACCCACGACCGCCGGATGCTCACCACCGTGCGCAGCACCCGCCGCTGGCAGCTGACCGCCGGCCGGTTGCACGACAGCGAGTGA
- a CDS encoding DUF885 domain-containing protein, whose amino-acid sequence MADTPRQIADRYLDGVARLSPTVSTELGLPYGAGELDDFSPAGTAAQLQLVRATLDELADADATDPVEARCATLLRERLEAELAQIEHGEDLRAIRNLFSPMHSVREIFTMMPTETEADWEQVRLRLTAVPRSYAGYTESLREGVRQGLLAGPRQVSTAIDQLTAWLDSHYWAELVAPAPESMAAGLAAAADEATGACVALREFLRDTYAPVAAVEPDTVGPERYARCARYWTGSDVDLQEAYAWAWEEFARIDTDLRAEAQRVRAGATPAEAMALLASEGEAVEGVEQVRQRLQAMMDTAVAELDGTHFDLAEPVQKVEAMIAPAGGAAAPYYTPPSLDFSRPGRTWLPTMGQQRFPLWDLVSTWYHEGVPGHHLQLAQWILVAPQLSKYQTTLGMVSANAEGWALYAERLMDELGYLRTPGERIGYLDAQQMRAVRVIIDIGMHCQLSIPDDADFHPGEQWTPELGREFFGLHCGRSAEFADSELIRYLGMPGQAISYKLGERAWLRGRELARAEQGDSFDLKRWHMAALSMGSLGLDDLVDALRTAGAPA is encoded by the coding sequence ATGGCTGACACTCCCCGGCAGATTGCGGACCGCTACCTGGACGGGGTGGCTCGGCTGAGTCCCACGGTGTCCACCGAGCTGGGGCTGCCCTACGGCGCCGGCGAGCTGGACGACTTCTCCCCGGCCGGCACCGCCGCGCAGCTGCAGCTGGTGCGGGCCACCCTCGACGAGCTGGCCGACGCTGACGCGACCGACCCGGTGGAGGCGCGCTGCGCCACGCTGCTGCGCGAGCGGCTGGAGGCCGAGCTGGCCCAGATCGAGCACGGCGAGGACCTGCGGGCCATCCGCAACCTGTTCTCCCCGATGCACTCGGTGCGGGAGATCTTCACGATGATGCCCACCGAGACCGAGGCGGACTGGGAACAGGTGCGCCTGCGCCTCACCGCGGTGCCGCGCTCCTACGCCGGGTACACCGAGTCGCTGCGGGAGGGGGTGCGGCAGGGGCTGCTCGCGGGGCCGCGGCAGGTGAGCACCGCCATCGACCAGCTCACCGCCTGGCTGGACAGCCACTACTGGGCCGAGCTGGTCGCCCCGGCACCGGAGTCGATGGCGGCAGGGCTGGCCGCCGCGGCCGACGAGGCCACCGGAGCGTGCGTGGCGCTGCGGGAGTTCCTGCGCGACACCTACGCGCCGGTCGCCGCGGTGGAGCCGGACACCGTGGGCCCGGAGCGCTACGCCCGCTGTGCGCGGTACTGGACCGGCTCCGACGTGGACCTGCAGGAGGCCTACGCCTGGGCGTGGGAGGAGTTCGCCCGCATCGACACCGACCTCCGCGCGGAGGCCCAGCGGGTGCGGGCCGGCGCCACCCCGGCCGAGGCGATGGCCCTGCTGGCCAGCGAGGGCGAGGCGGTGGAGGGCGTGGAGCAGGTGCGCCAGCGGCTGCAGGCGATGATGGACACCGCCGTGGCCGAGCTGGACGGCACCCACTTCGACCTGGCCGAGCCGGTGCAGAAGGTGGAGGCGATGATCGCCCCCGCCGGGGGTGCCGCCGCGCCGTACTACACGCCGCCGTCGCTGGACTTCTCCCGCCCGGGCCGCACCTGGCTGCCCACCATGGGCCAGCAGCGCTTCCCGCTGTGGGACCTGGTGAGCACCTGGTACCACGAGGGTGTGCCCGGCCACCACCTGCAGCTGGCGCAGTGGATCCTGGTGGCCCCGCAGCTGAGCAAGTACCAGACCACCCTGGGCATGGTCAGCGCCAACGCGGAGGGCTGGGCGCTGTACGCGGAGCGGCTGATGGACGAGCTGGGCTACCTGCGCACCCCGGGCGAGCGCATCGGCTACCTCGACGCCCAGCAGATGCGGGCGGTGCGGGTGATCATCGACATCGGCATGCACTGCCAGCTGAGCATCCCCGACGACGCCGACTTCCATCCCGGCGAGCAGTGGACCCCGGAGCTGGGCCGGGAGTTCTTCGGGCTGCACTGCGGGCGCAGCGCGGAGTTCGCCGACTCCGAGCTGATCCGCTACCTCGGGATGCCCGGCCAGGCCATCAGCTACAAGCTGGGGGAGCGGGCCTGGCTGCGGGGCAGGGAGCTGGCCCGCGCCGAGCAGGGGGACAGCTTCGACCTCAAGCGCTGGCACATGGCCGCGCTGTCCATGGGCTCGCTGGGCCTGGACGACCTGGTGGACGCGCTGCGCACGGCCGGGGCACCGGCATGA
- a CDS encoding tyrosine-protein phosphatase → MSPRELDLQGAVNVRDLGGLPTADGRTVRSGRLLRSDSLSELTESDVRTLVDELQLELIIDLRAAAEVERDGRGPLAQRPVRFANLPLQGQHQVRLDLAADAGQDGDLAAHYASYLEHSGPNLVAAARLLGQTRTASVVHCAAGKDRTGILVALVLQALGVAAEEVVADYAATAANMPRVRERLFRSPSAQLRETFTVPDWILAAEPDTMRRFLTHLDGWGGAAAYLADQGFSHAELVALRDNLLT, encoded by the coding sequence ATGAGCCCGCGCGAGCTGGACCTGCAGGGCGCGGTCAACGTCCGCGACCTGGGCGGGCTGCCCACCGCCGACGGTCGGACGGTGCGCAGCGGGCGGCTGCTGCGCTCCGACAGCCTCTCGGAGCTGACCGAGTCCGACGTCCGCACCCTGGTGGACGAGCTGCAGCTGGAGCTGATCATCGACCTGCGCGCGGCCGCGGAGGTGGAGCGCGACGGGCGGGGCCCGCTGGCGCAGCGGCCGGTGCGCTTCGCCAACCTGCCGCTGCAGGGCCAGCACCAGGTGCGCCTGGACCTGGCCGCCGACGCCGGGCAGGACGGTGACCTGGCGGCGCACTACGCCAGCTACCTGGAGCACAGCGGCCCGAACCTGGTGGCTGCTGCGCGCCTGCTGGGCCAGACCCGCACGGCCTCGGTGGTGCACTGCGCGGCCGGCAAGGACCGCACCGGCATCCTCGTGGCCCTGGTGCTGCAGGCCCTCGGCGTGGCCGCGGAGGAGGTGGTGGCCGACTACGCCGCCACCGCCGCGAACATGCCGCGGGTGCGGGAGCGGCTGTTCCGCAGCCCCAGCGCCCAGCTCCGCGAGACCTTCACGGTGCCCGACTGGATCTTGGCCGCGGAGCCGGACACCATGCGCCGCTTCCTGACCCACCTCGACGGGTGGGGTGGGGCGGCGGCCTACCTTGCTGACCAGGGGTTTTCCCACGCGGAGCTGGTCGCTCTGCGTGACAACCTGCTCACCTGA
- a CDS encoding enoyl-CoA hydratase-related protein gives MSESAGYVEHVGRVLRCTISTGAKGSSLNDDALREATGAIGAITPDDRTGAILLVGTGSSFCTGGDVRAFAAAEDVAGYVGAVARSFHTFVLALSEAPVPVVAAVHGWAAGAGMSVACAADLVVAGPGTSFRPAYPALGFSPDGGMSWTLPRIIGAARARDLLLTDGTLTGRQAHELGLVSRLVADDDVAEHALALATQLAQGPTGALGAIKGLLRDGNHRGLAEHLDAEAQSIAARAESPAGREGVRAFVERRTPRFH, from the coding sequence ATGTCTGAGTCGGCTGGCTACGTGGAGCACGTGGGACGGGTGCTGCGCTGCACCATCTCCACCGGGGCCAAGGGGTCCTCGCTCAACGACGACGCGCTGCGGGAGGCAACAGGCGCCATCGGGGCCATCACCCCCGACGACCGCACCGGCGCCATCCTGCTGGTGGGCACCGGGTCCAGCTTCTGCACCGGCGGCGACGTGCGCGCCTTCGCCGCCGCCGAGGACGTCGCGGGCTACGTGGGCGCGGTGGCCCGCAGCTTCCACACCTTCGTGCTCGCGCTCAGCGAGGCACCGGTGCCGGTGGTCGCCGCGGTGCACGGCTGGGCCGCCGGCGCCGGGATGAGCGTGGCGTGCGCGGCCGACCTGGTGGTGGCCGGCCCCGGCACCAGCTTCCGCCCGGCCTACCCGGCACTGGGCTTCTCCCCCGACGGCGGCATGTCCTGGACGCTGCCCCGCATCATCGGTGCCGCGCGGGCCCGCGACCTGCTGCTCACCGACGGCACCCTCACCGGCCGCCAGGCGCACGAGCTGGGCCTGGTGAGCCGGCTGGTCGCCGACGACGACGTGGCCGAGCACGCGCTGGCGCTGGCCACGCAGCTGGCCCAGGGTCCCACCGGCGCCCTCGGGGCGATCAAGGGTCTGCTGCGCGACGGCAACCACCGGGGCCTGGCCGAGCACCTGGACGCGGAGGCGCAGTCCATCGCGGCCCGCGCGGAGTCCCCGGCCGGCCGGGAAGGGGTGCGGGCCTTCGTGGAGCGACGCACCCCGCGCTTTCACTGA
- a CDS encoding cytochrome P450 produces MSTSELTGSAAERAARPYDEVDLSSMDFWSATAQERERVFAVLRAERPVSWHRPAAEPLIEDPNDQGFWAVVRHADLIEVTKRHEDFLSGEGIMFDSVPQELLDGAQGFIAMDPPRHTKVRRLLTAAFTPKQIRRIDDQIRANARRVVDAIAAKGEADFATDVAALLPAYNIFDMVGVPEADRERILASSQFAGGMHDPEVMGGREVLPTLFESMLEQREYVGGLIAQRRENPTPDLLTALTQAEVDGERLTDMEIISFFGLLMVAGTDTTRQSLSHGMQALHDFPDQRAWLMADFDGRIAMAVEEMVRWATPIMTFRRTAARDCELAGQRITAGDKVVMFYASANWDTEVFDHPERLDLSRHPNHHISFGGGGIHHCLGGQLARQQIRALWDEVLHRLPDIHVSGELLPTRSNFFHGVNHLPVRFTPAR; encoded by the coding sequence ATGAGCACCAGTGAGCTGACCGGCAGCGCTGCCGAACGAGCCGCACGCCCGTACGACGAGGTGGACCTGTCGTCCATGGACTTCTGGTCGGCGACGGCGCAGGAGCGGGAGCGGGTCTTCGCGGTGCTGCGGGCCGAGCGTCCGGTGTCCTGGCACCGCCCCGCCGCGGAGCCGCTCATCGAGGACCCCAACGACCAGGGCTTCTGGGCGGTGGTGCGCCACGCCGACCTCATCGAGGTGACCAAGCGGCACGAGGACTTCCTCTCCGGCGAGGGCATCATGTTCGACTCCGTGCCCCAGGAGCTGCTCGACGGGGCCCAGGGGTTCATCGCCATGGACCCGCCGCGGCACACCAAGGTGCGCCGGCTGCTCACGGCGGCGTTCACGCCCAAGCAGATACGGCGCATCGACGACCAGATCCGGGCCAACGCGCGCCGGGTGGTCGACGCCATCGCCGCCAAGGGTGAGGCCGACTTCGCCACCGACGTCGCCGCGCTGCTGCCGGCCTACAACATCTTCGACATGGTGGGCGTGCCCGAGGCCGACCGGGAGCGCATCCTCGCCTCCTCGCAGTTCGCCGGCGGCATGCACGACCCGGAGGTGATGGGTGGGCGCGAGGTGCTGCCCACCCTGTTCGAGTCCATGCTCGAGCAGCGGGAGTACGTCGGCGGGCTCATCGCCCAGCGCCGGGAGAACCCCACCCCGGACCTGCTCACCGCGCTCACCCAGGCCGAGGTGGACGGCGAGCGCCTCACCGACATGGAGATCATCTCCTTCTTCGGGCTGCTCATGGTGGCCGGCACCGACACCACCCGGCAGAGCCTGAGCCACGGCATGCAGGCGCTGCACGACTTCCCCGACCAGCGAGCGTGGCTGATGGCGGACTTCGACGGCCGCATCGCCATGGCGGTGGAGGAGATGGTCCGGTGGGCCACCCCCATCATGACCTTCCGCCGCACCGCCGCCCGCGACTGCGAGCTGGCCGGCCAGCGCATCACCGCCGGCGACAAGGTGGTGATGTTCTACGCCTCCGCCAACTGGGACACCGAGGTGTTCGACCACCCCGAGCGGCTCGATCTCTCCCGCCACCCCAACCACCACATCAGCTTCGGTGGCGGCGGCATCCACCACTGCCTGGGCGGCCAGCTCGCCCGCCAGCAGATCCGTGCCCTGTGGGACGAGGTGCTGCACCGCCTGCCCGACATCCACGTCAGCGGGGAGCTGCTGCCCACCCGGAGTAACTTCTTCCACGGCGTGAACCACCTGCCGGTCCGCTTCACCCCGGCCCGGTGA
- a CDS encoding ferredoxin yields MKIEFNENACASTGMCEAVAPDLFEIGDDGYLHILDTTPADEQRALVEEAVSSCPTGALSLAD; encoded by the coding sequence GTGAAGATCGAGTTCAACGAGAACGCGTGTGCCTCCACCGGCATGTGCGAGGCGGTGGCGCCAGACCTCTTCGAGATCGGCGACGACGGCTACCTGCACATCCTGGACACCACACCCGCGGACGAGCAGCGCGCGCTGGTGGAGGAGGCGGTCAGCTCCTGCCCCACGGGAGCGCTGTCGCTGGCGGACTGA